In Brevibacillus brevis NBRC 100599, a single genomic region encodes these proteins:
- a CDS encoding histidine triad nucleotide-binding protein — MEKSIFTKIMDGEIPARIEYEDEHVIVIHDIAPKARVHLLIIPRKPIPTLMDVSAEDLPLIGHIHHVAQLLAKKLELPGFRLINNCGKEGGQEVFHIHYHLLSGFYE, encoded by the coding sequence ATGGAAAAAAGTATTTTTACCAAAATCATGGATGGTGAAATTCCTGCTCGTATCGAGTATGAGGACGAGCACGTCATTGTCATCCACGATATTGCACCAAAAGCACGCGTTCACTTGTTGATCATCCCGCGTAAGCCAATTCCGACGCTAATGGATGTAAGCGCCGAGGACCTGCCGCTGATCGGACATATCCACCATGTAGCACAACTTCTGGCGAAAAAGCTGGAGCTGCCAGGATTTCGCTTGATTAACAACTGTGGCAAAGAGGGTGGGCAAGAGGTTTTCCACATCCATTATCACCTGTTGTCCGGTTTTTACGAATAA
- a CDS encoding GatB/YqeY domain-containing protein, producing MSVMERLDQDMKQAMKDRAALKLSVIRMVKAALKNEEINKGRLLSEDEVLTILTRELKQRRESLHEFEKAGRVELASKTREEIDVLSAYLPAQLSEDEIRDIVREGIAATNASSKKEMGKVMGAIMPKVKGRADGNLVQKIVSEELPS from the coding sequence ATGAGTGTAATGGAGCGACTCGATCAAGATATGAAGCAGGCAATGAAGGACAGAGCTGCTCTAAAACTCTCTGTTATTCGCATGGTGAAAGCCGCATTAAAGAACGAAGAGATTAACAAGGGCAGACTTTTGTCTGAAGACGAAGTGCTGACCATCTTGACTCGTGAGTTAAAACAACGCCGTGAATCCCTCCACGAATTTGAGAAGGCAGGCCGCGTGGAACTTGCCTCGAAAACGCGCGAAGAGATCGACGTGCTCTCCGCTTACTTACCCGCTCAGCTTAGCGAAGACGAAATTCGTGATATCGTTCGGGAAGGTATCGCAGCTACCAATGCCTCCTCCAAAAAGGAGATGGGCAAAGTGATGGGTGCGATCATGCCGAAAGTGAAAGGCAGAGCAGACGGAAACCTCGTGCAAAAGATTGTATCTGAGGAACTACCATCGTAG
- a CDS encoding UDP-N-acetylmuramoyl-tripeptide--D-alanyl-D-alanine ligase, producing MKPIALDQAAINAEGILIAGSPGLALSSVHFDTRELTVGSLFVALTGGARDGHDFLLQAAEQGAVAALVSNQEKIPGDLPNDFGLILVNDTLRGFQKLAAAYRKSFSFPRIAITGSIGKTTVKDIVAHVLASRSPVYKTYKNFNNHIGVPLSLLQMEENHQAAVLELGMNHAGEIDLLASLVQPDISVITFIGESHIEYFGTREKIALAKAELLPHTALDGLVLLNKDSEYLRLIAHLYPGELMYYSVNEKADIWAEQIETVEGGTRFKVYLASGEYFEAFLPLHGRHSVLNALPAVAIAKRLGMDTEQIAYALSTVQLSAMRFEQINGKHATVYISDAYNASPVSMEAAVRTFAELYPECARIVVLGDMYELGPDSRAMHAGVGASIQDIAERFELLVTIGEDSRHLHDAYAGKKLHFATKAEAMAALLPLRDEKHAFLFKASKGMSLWTLITDLEGHE from the coding sequence ATGAAACCAATTGCACTGGATCAGGCAGCAATCAACGCAGAAGGGATTTTGATCGCTGGTTCCCCAGGGCTTGCCTTGTCATCCGTTCACTTTGATACCCGCGAGCTGACTGTGGGATCTTTGTTTGTAGCGCTGACAGGCGGCGCACGGGATGGACATGATTTTTTGTTACAAGCAGCTGAGCAAGGAGCCGTAGCTGCTCTCGTTTCGAATCAGGAGAAGATTCCTGGGGACTTGCCAAACGATTTTGGGTTAATTCTCGTCAATGATACACTGCGTGGCTTTCAAAAGCTGGCTGCCGCTTATCGGAAAAGCTTTTCGTTCCCTCGCATCGCCATTACCGGAAGTATCGGGAAAACAACCGTGAAGGACATCGTGGCACACGTACTTGCGAGCCGTTCGCCTGTATACAAGACATATAAAAACTTCAACAACCACATCGGTGTACCTTTGTCGTTATTGCAGATGGAAGAAAACCATCAAGCTGCTGTACTGGAGCTCGGGATGAACCACGCCGGGGAAATTGATCTGCTCGCTTCGCTGGTCCAGCCAGATATTAGCGTGATTACATTTATCGGAGAGTCCCATATTGAGTATTTTGGCACGCGTGAAAAAATAGCTCTCGCAAAGGCGGAACTGCTTCCTCATACCGCTCTTGACGGGCTTGTGCTGCTCAATAAGGATTCGGAGTATCTTCGGTTGATAGCCCATCTGTATCCGGGTGAACTCATGTACTACTCTGTTAATGAGAAAGCGGATATTTGGGCAGAGCAAATCGAAACGGTTGAAGGTGGGACTCGTTTCAAAGTATACCTTGCCTCCGGGGAGTATTTCGAGGCATTCCTTCCGCTCCACGGCCGCCACAGTGTCCTGAATGCACTGCCTGCTGTCGCGATTGCCAAGAGGCTCGGAATGGATACGGAGCAAATCGCTTATGCCTTGTCCACCGTTCAGCTCTCCGCCATGCGATTTGAGCAAATCAACGGGAAGCACGCTACTGTGTATATCAGTGATGCGTACAATGCCAGCCCCGTCTCCATGGAGGCTGCCGTACGGACATTTGCTGAGCTATACCCTGAGTGCGCAAGAATCGTCGTGTTAGGTGACATGTACGAGCTTGGACCAGATAGCAGGGCTATGCACGCGGGCGTCGGAGCCTCGATTCAAGACATCGCCGAGCGCTTCGAGCTGCTCGTGACAATCGGTGAAGATTCACGCCATCTCCATGATGCTTATGCAGGGAAAAAGTTGCACTTCGCGACCAAAGCAGAGGCAATGGCTGCTCTACTGCCGCTACGGGATGAAAAACATGCCTTTTTGTTCAAGGCTTCCAAAGGTATGTCATTATGGACACTCATTACTGATCTGGAAGGTCACGAATAA
- the rpsU gene encoding 30S ribosomal protein S21, whose translation MAEIRVKKNESLDSALRRFKRESAKSGVMAELRKRRHFEKPSIKRKKKSEAARKRKF comes from the coding sequence ATGGCAGAAATTCGAGTCAAGAAAAACGAGTCTTTGGATAGCGCACTTCGCCGCTTCAAGCGTGAAAGCGCAAAATCCGGGGTGATGGCGGAACTGCGTAAACGTCGCCACTTTGAGAAGCCTAGCATTAAGCGCAAGAAGAAATCCGAAGCAGCTCGCAAACGCAAGTTTTAA